One region of Nycticebus coucang isolate mNycCou1 chromosome 10, mNycCou1.pri, whole genome shotgun sequence genomic DNA includes:
- the ADORA1 gene encoding adenosine receptor A1 isoform X2 has translation MAAGKQLFTHPAFLSLRYKTVVTPRRAAVAIAGCWILSFVVGLTPMFGWNNLSEVERAWAANGSMGEPEIKCEFEKVISMEYMVYFNFFVWVLPPLLLMVLIYLEVFYLIRKQLNKKVSASSGDPQKYYGKELKIAKSLALILFLFALSWLPLHILNCITLFCPSCHKPSILIYIAIFLTHGNSAMNPIVYAFRIQKFRVTFLKIWNDHFRCQHTPPVDEDLPEERPDD, from the coding sequence ATGGCAGCTGGGAAGCAGCTCTTCACACATCCTGCCTTCCTCTCCCTCAGGTACAAGACGGTGGTGACCCCCCGGAGGGCGGCGGTGGCCATCGCCGGCTGCTGGATCCTCTCCTTTGTGGTGGGCCTGACACCTATGTTTGGCTGGAACAATCTGAGCGAGGTGGAGCGGGCCTGGGCAGCCAATGGCAGCATGGGGGAGCCCGAGATCAAGTGTGAGTTTGAGAAGGTCATCAGCATGGAGTACATGGTCTACTTCAACTTCTTTGTCTGGGTGCTGCCACCGCTGCTCCTCATGGTCCTCATCTACCTGGAGGTCTTCTATCTGATCCGAAAGCAGCTCAACAAGAAGGTGTCAGCCTCCTCTGGCGACCCACAGAAGTACTACGGGAAGGAGCTAAAGATTGCCAAGTCACTGGCtctcatcctcttcctcttcGCCCTCAGCTGGCTGCCCTTGCACATTCTGAACTGCATCACCCTCTTCTGCCCTTCCTGCCACAAGCCCAGCATCCTCATCTACATCGCCATCTTCCTCACACATGGCAACTCGGCCATGAACCCCATCGTTTACGCCTTCCGCATCCAGAAGTTCCGGGTCACCTTCCTCAAGATTTGGAATGACCACTTCCGTTGCCAGCATACACCCCCTGTTGATGAGGATCTCCCAGAAGAGAGGCCTGATGACTAG